The Nitrososphaera sp. region TTGGCCGTCCGGTTTTTTGCAGAAAAAGTATAATATCGTTTGCACTCATTGCCTGCGTGAGTGATGCCTGCCATCACTCATTGTCCTGCCACTGCCACACAATCCCGTCACCCTTGATCCTTTTGAAGCGTTCTGAGCGGCAGCGGACGCAATCAGCATGTTGCGCAGGGCAGGACCCTGCGGATCGACTGATACCTCCATAGAACTTGTTGAAACGGGGCTGGTTGTTTTTTGCAACTGAGCTATCTAGAGTATCTTGTTCCAGTATCAATGGAGCTCTGGCTGGTGCGACCGCGCGTCCTAGATAAGATCGGTGATGGCATCAGGGTGTCCGCCATTGCCATCTCAGCCGCTTTGGAACGTCACTTGTATTCAGAAATATCCTATAGCTAATTGTGCCAATATACTTTAAATCGGGAAAAATCAATGCAAGAACAGTTTGAAATACAGAAGCAGAACAGAAATCGTAGCGATGATCCTAGATGCGGCTAATGGCGGGGCGACCAAGACGAAGATAATGTACAGGGCCTTCCTCAGTTATGCGCAGCTCAGGGAGTATCTCTCGGTTCTAATCGAAAACGACCTGCTCGAGTATGTCGAAGGAACACAGACTTACAAGACAACCGAAAAAGGCCTGACGTTCCAAAAGATGCATAACGAGATAGGCGAACTGCTCCAGACTACGGTCAAGAGCCGCTGATCTCGCATCGCATATTTTTTACGTAAAAAGGAAAAAGTAGAGTCGGTGAAAGAAGCCGACCTATTGCTTTTGGATGACCTGGTTAAGCCAGCTTGACTCGGTAGTTGTTGTCTGCTCGGCTGCAGGTGCTTCGGCCTCGGGCGTCGTAACCGCGGTTACTATTGGGATGCTTTCGGTGTGGCCCTCGGCAGTCACAGCCGCTGCAACTGGAGCTTGTGACTCGGCAGTATTTGCGGGCTGCGCAGTCACATCAGCAGTAGGGGTCGATTCCGCGGATGACCCGGATATGTTCTCGATTGTTTGAGCGGCCAGCTTTGCCCTGACGTTGGAAATTTCCGTCTTTTCGTTTGTGATGTGCTCTAGCAGCTCGTCTGTCTGTATCTTGATTTGCTGATAGGTTTCTTCTCTCATCTCGTTGCTTCTAAACTGAAGCTTTGCATCAAAGAGCACGCCCTTGACGTTCTTGCTCTCGGAGTCAAGCTCGCCGATTCGCGCATCGAGCTTGGCATCGATGGACTTTTGTTGCTCTTCAAGCTCGTGCAGTTTCCGGTCGTATTTCAGGTAAACCAGCTCTGCGTCTTCCTTCATGGAGTCGTTCTCTGAGACGATTTCCTGCAGAGCCTTTATTCTCTTTAAAGTCAGCGACTTTTGGCGCAACAGCTTCTGCGCCTCAAGCCTCCACCTTGGAATAAAGAACACGTAGTCGCCTTGGATAACCAGTTGCTCGTATGGTAGTTGCTTCAGACCACCAGAGCCACAGTCGACGCTGGCGGTTTCTATCTCGCCATCGATCTCCGTGATTAGTCCGACGACGCGTCCGATGTAAGTACCATAGATGTCCTTGACCTGCTTGCCTACAAATCCGAGCTTTTCTTCGCTCATGAATTTGGATTGGTAGGAGGCTATAATGACAACGGTGTCAAAAATGTTGCATAACTTTGTGCACACTAGTTCTCTGACCCGCGCGGGCTGCATTTATTAGTACACCAACCGTAACCGGCGTGTTTGTCCGCCGACTCGGGCTCGGAATATTTTACCGACGAAGAAAAGTCGGTTCTCACCGGACACTTTTCAAATAGCGACAGGCCCGTGTTTGCCATAATAACGCCAAGGCAGGTCGACAGGGGAGCCCTGATGTCGAGGTACTCGCGCTCGGACAAGAACATGAGGAGAGTGTTTCTTGACGAGTTTGCTCAAAACCCTGACAGGGGCGAGGAGTTTTACCGCAAGGTTTTGATGGAGTACGGCGACGACTCGGTGGCCGAGCTGGGCGAGGCCCAGGTCGCAATTGAGGGGATCTCTAACGTCGCGGCAAAGAAGATCGAGGACAGGCGAATCGGGCTATCCTACCTTGAAAAATCCTCACGGTATGTAGCTTTTGACAAAAAGGTTCGCGGACAGTTCAAGTACCATCGGGAAAAGGCAATCATGGAATCGAGGTTTGCCGACTCTTATCTGAGCGCTTGTGATCTTTCATTTGAAACCTACAGTAGGGCTATTGAGCCGATGCAGCGGTTTCTCACAGATCGGTTTCCCATCGAGGGTCTCACATTCCTTGACTCTCGCACCCAGGCCGAAGTGGCATTTGACAAGCTTGTGCTAGACCAAGATGTCAAGGCTGCGCAGAGGGTTTATGCCTCCACAATCCGCGCCCGGGCACTTGACGACCTCCGGGGGCTGCTTCCTGCGTCCACGCTTACGAATGTGGGCATCTCGGGAAATGGCAGGGCTTTCGAGTACCTGCTTTCAATGCTTTACGGCTCACCGCTTGAGGAGATGAAGACTCTGGCAAGCTCCCTTAACGAAGAGCTCGCCCGGGTCATACCAGCCTTTGTACGGAGGGCCAACGACCGCCACGGCAAATCTCTTCAGGGGTACATGTCGCTCACGTCAGGTGATATGCAGAGCCTGGCGGCAAAGTATCGCACTGTGGATTCGGAGCCGGTCCTGCCATCCCCGCGACTGCTAGATTACGATCCGGCCGAAAAGGCGTATGCGAGCGTCGCAGCCGCCGCACTTTTCGAGTTCGCGGGAAGCTCGCTATCAAGCCTGTCCGAGACGGTCAGCAGGCTCCCGCCAGACAGGATTGTGGAGATAATCCGGGCCTACACCGCGCACAGGGTCAGCCGCCGCCACCGGCCGGGCAGGGCATTTGAAATGACCTACTATACTTTCGAGTTCTGTTCTAATTTCGGCATGTTCCGTGACCTGCATAGGCACAGGATACTGACGCTGGAAAGGCAGCTTCTCTCCACTAGACACGGATTTGAAATGCCTGCAGAGGTTGAGGACGCGGGCCTTGCAAAAGAGTTTTCCGAGTGCATGGACACTTCAAGAGGCGTCTACGAAGAGATGGCAGGCACCATGCCGGAGCAAGCGCAATATGTCGTGAACTTTGCCTACAGGTACAATTTCTTTATCAGGCTGAACCTGCGTGAAGCCTGCCACATAATAGAGCTTCGTACGACTCCCCAAGGCCACCCCGACTACAGGCAGGCCTGCCAGCAAATGTTCCTCGAGATAAAACGGGTCCATCCTCACCTTGCGGAGGGAATCAGGTTCGTCAATCTTGAAGGCCAGCAGCTCGAGCGCATGGCGTCTGAAAAATCGCTAGAGAGGAAAAGACGCCGGGGATAGGGCATACCTCGGTGTCAAATGGTAATAAACACCATTTGCTACCAATGTTTTTATACTACCATTGACTACCATTATACGGTAAGTAAAATGGTAGACAAGCCAATAAAGGACGAATCGGTAAAGACCACCGAGAACCGAGACGTTTACGACACAATGAGGGACAACCTCATACGAACAGTTGACGAAATCGCCAAG contains the following coding sequences:
- a CDS encoding winged helix-turn-helix domain-containing protein, with amino-acid sequence MKYRSRTEIVAMILDAANGGATKTKIMYRAFLSYAQLREYLSVLIENDLLEYVEGTQTYKTTEKGLTFQKMHNEIGELLQTTVKSR
- a CDS encoding CdvA-like protein codes for the protein MSEEKLGFVGKQVKDIYGTYIGRVVGLITEIDGEIETASVDCGSGGLKQLPYEQLVIQGDYVFFIPRWRLEAQKLLRQKSLTLKRIKALQEIVSENDSMKEDAELVYLKYDRKLHELEEQQKSIDAKLDARIGELDSESKNVKGVLFDAKLQFRSNEMREETYQQIKIQTDELLEHITNEKTEISNVRAKLAAQTIENISGSSAESTPTADVTAQPANTAESQAPVAAAVTAEGHTESIPIVTAVTTPEAEAPAAEQTTTTESSWLNQVIQKQ
- a CDS encoding FAD-dependent thymidylate synthase: MSADSGSEYFTDEEKSVLTGHFSNSDRPVFAIITPRQVDRGALMSRYSRSDKNMRRVFLDEFAQNPDRGEEFYRKVLMEYGDDSVAELGEAQVAIEGISNVAAKKIEDRRIGLSYLEKSSRYVAFDKKVRGQFKYHREKAIMESRFADSYLSACDLSFETYSRAIEPMQRFLTDRFPIEGLTFLDSRTQAEVAFDKLVLDQDVKAAQRVYASTIRARALDDLRGLLPASTLTNVGISGNGRAFEYLLSMLYGSPLEEMKTLASSLNEELARVIPAFVRRANDRHGKSLQGYMSLTSGDMQSLAAKYRTVDSEPVLPSPRLLDYDPAEKAYASVAAAALFEFAGSSLSSLSETVSRLPPDRIVEIIRAYTAHRVSRRHRPGRAFEMTYYTFEFCSNFGMFRDLHRHRILTLERQLLSTRHGFEMPAEVEDAGLAKEFSECMDTSRGVYEEMAGTMPEQAQYVVNFAYRYNFFIRLNLREACHIIELRTTPQGHPDYRQACQQMFLEIKRVHPHLAEGIRFVNLEGQQLERMASEKSLERKRRRG